The sequence AGGTAAAGAAATAGCGTCTCCGGAGGTATGGCATCTCCTACGCGGTTAGAAGTTGTAGAACGGGGCGCTCGTTAACGCCAAattttttcgttatttcttttttttttttttttttttgtttttccagTGTACATTGGAACGATCGGGAATCGGCTTTGACTAATCATCGATCGATGGTCGTTGTTGTTTCAGGAGATCGACCGCGTCGGCCCGACGAGTTTGCAAACTGGTCCAACTATCTTGGAGGACGAGGGGATCGCTGGCGATGTTTTCGACGAGACGAAGCACCGGCGGAAGGTCAAAGTAGAGATGAAAGCGTGAAACGAGATCGAGTAGAAGatgagatagatagagagagagagagagagagagagagagagagagagagagagaacgggtCGCTGGAGATCTCGAGGAACGAAACACAATGTGCTGGAGTGTGCGAGCCTGGTGGTGGAGAGGGGCGCTTCTCGGGACGATGATGCTGTTATCGTGGACGTGGCCGATGGTGGAGGGCTGCCCGAACATGTGCACGTGCAAGTGGAAGAGCGGGAAAGAGTGGGTAGAGTGCGCGAATCGAGACCTCAAGGGACTTCCCCAAGGCGCCAGGGAGGAGACCCAGGTGCTGGATCTGTCGAACAATCATCTGGTCAGTCTGCCGCCGGAATGCTTTCACGCGCTCGGCTTGATCAATCTGCAACGACTGTACCTGAGTAGATCGCACATCAGCCGTATAGCAGCCAGAGCGTTCGTCGGTCTGGTGGGGCTGGTGGAGTTGGATCTCTCGGAGAATCTGATCGAGGAGATACCTAGCGAAACTTTCCCCTCCTACTCGAATCTGATGAAGCTACTGCTCAACGGCAATCCTATACGGGAGATCCGTGCAGCAGCGTTCCAGCATCTGCCGCATCTGACCAACCTGGAATTGAGCCACTGCCGGCTGGAGAATATCGAGCAGGGGGCGTTCGACGGCCTTCACCTGCTCGAGTGGCTACGACTCGACGGCAATCGGTTGACTCGCGTGCCCGAACGCACGCTACCCCTAGGCGGCAGCCTCCGAGGACTCACGCTGCACAACAATCCCTGGGTCTGCGATTGTCGTCTGCAGGCCACGCAAGCTTGGCTCAAGGAATCGGCGCCGGCCGCCCCTCAGGAGTCCGACCCCGTCTGCGACGCTCCTGCCAAACTTCGCGGCAAACAGATCAAGACCGTCAACGAACTCGCTTGCCTGCCACGGATCGAGCTGCAGAACCGAGTAGAGGCCTACGAGGGAGACAACGTCACGCTCAAGTGCGACGTTTACGCCGTCCCAGCTGCTAAGCTCACCTGGTGGTTCAACGGCGAACTCTGCGAACTCCAGAACGAGAACGACACGCTCTCCGCTTCCTCGGTTACCACCTTTCCCCGGTAAGTGCAGCCTCCCTCCGAATTTCAATCTCAAAGTTGGCTAAATAAAGTGCCAATCGACTCACCGAACCGCCAAACCTTCGAAATATTCGTTGCCAGTATCGTCGAACCGCGTGTTAAACGTTAAAGTTTCTCGTGCAAAAGCAATTGCAGCTGTTGATTCTCATCGACGCGACTCGCGACCCAACGAGAAGCATCGCGAACGAAGCTGCGTTCGGTCGCGATCCTTCGCAATCTAAATAAAACTTCGATAACGTTCGAGTATTTCCTCCGTTGAAAATTTCTCGTTACAGCGATATAGCCAACCCAGCGCGTGTTTCTTGCAGCTTGTTATTACACCGGCAAATTGTCCGTGAAAATTACGTTGCGAACATCGTCGCGATTCGACGTCGAATTCCAGCTCTTCGAAAAGACGCTCGTCACGGTCGTTAATCACGAAAGTATTCTAATTAACGGCGCGGCGACGCCGGCTTCGTCCTCGTACCACGAATTTTTAACGACGTCTCCGTAGAATTTCAATGGTTTTCCCGCGTGAATTTTTCCAGGGCTGTTATACCTGTCCAGTGACACGAAGCACGAGTGCTTTTCACCCCGCCGTTAACGATACTTGCGCCtcgttaataattcaaattgcGCACGGCGGCCAGAAGAGTGAAAAAGGAGGGTGGCGAACGCGGCCAAACCGCGCGAAGCCGGCGTATCGCGGTCGCCATACAGTTTTCATCGCAAACGGTGTGTCGCGACTCGTTTTCCAAAGCACGCTTTTAAACAAGCTCGCTTTTAATGGAGCGCGTATGGCGCGATTCCATGAAATTTCCAAGGCATTTTAATCGCCATAATTCCGACGAAAGGCGAACAGAGCTATCGTTAGCGGGAACAGCATTCCAATCTCAAATTATACGGGCTGCATGTTTGCAACGAAATTCAATCGCGGCGAAAGGTTAACTTGCATCTTCGCCATTACACCCTTACCAACTGCCAACTTGTGTTgtccacacacacacacacacacacacactttctctctttatctgtctgtctatctatctatctatctatctatctctatctctacgGCAGAGATCTATGTATGAAAAGTATAAGAAAAGCAACACGACTTGTTGATTTGAGTTTGACGATTCGTTGCAGGTACGTCTACAGGCAGCGCGGCGGGATCAACACGAGCAGCACTCTGCTACTCTACTCCGTGGAGACTTTGAACGAGGGCACGTACACGTGCATAGCGGAGAACGGAGCGGGGTCCGCGGAGGCGAATTTGTCTTTGCGAGTGCTGTTGCAGGAGAAAATAACCGTGGAACCGCCAAACGATCGCTCGAGATCGGGATACGTGGTGGCCATTGCTGCGGGTGCTCTGCTGGGCACTCTGTTCGCCCTGGGCTCTCTGATCGGTAGCATAGTGTTTTGCGTGCGGAAACGTCGTCGCGACCGCAAAAGGAACTCGAAAGCTCTTGTATCGCAGAACAAGTCTGTTATGCCTATCACCAAGGACACCGTCAGCAGTTTGCCGTGCAGGAAGGGCAACGGCAGCTTGATCGGACTCGAGCACCAGCAGATAGTGTCGTATACCGAACGAGAGTTGAACCGAGCCGCGACTCTCGAACGCAGAGAGCACAGAAACCTGGAGGAACCGTACTGCAGCCCAGTTTCCAAGTATCTGACGGAACCAGATCTGATAAACGAGGTGCCAGAGACGACGGACGTCGGATACGGTCAGTTGTATCGCCATCAACCCGGTGACAGACAGATCCTGGAATACGACTCCGGATACCCGCTGCAACCCGATCTACGACCAGCGAACATCCCACAGCTGAGCTATCTCGATCAAGACGGATATCCGCTCAACTTTGGCCTACCGAAGATCCCTTTCAGCGCCGCGAGCACGCTACCGCGTCTCAGGCAGAGGATGCCCGTGGAAGGTTCGGCGGTCGCGCCACCAGCCAGGTACTCGAGGGAAGCGGAGTTCCTCGCCAGATCGCCAGGATACGACCCCGTGCTGCCTCGAACCGACACCAGGTACACCGCCGAGGGATACCCTTACCCCGCTCAACAATCGCAGCCGATTCAACCGGTCGAGCAACCCATTCAGCAGCAGCTTCCTGTATCCCCGGTGTCGCCGGTCGCCGTATTCCCCGAGGTACCGTTCATTCCCTCTCCGCCAGCCGCCTACAGAGGCGAGACGACGCCGCTGTCGCCGAGATCGCTGTTAAGCAAAACTGCCCGGGAAGCTGCCGCCGCAGCCGCCGCCAGGGCGGACGATCTTCAGCCGCCTCATCATCCGGAGAGTCCCGACGAGGGATACGTTGGCGACGCGATGGACGTCTAAGAGAACCTCGGGATCGACGACGCGAAGACGGCTCGCGAATAGAGGGGAAGGTCGCCGGGTCGTTTCGAATCCGATTATCTCGGTTCCCGGGGGCAGAGCAGACACAGCGGATCTGTCGCATACACGAACCGAGGAAACTGTCGGGACGTACGTTCGGACAAATTAATCCAAGGGAAACGAGGCACGGACACGATTGGCAGAACAAGAAACTCGACGGAGAAccacgtcgtcgtcgttgtctgCGAGAATAGATATCAGACGTCGCGCGGCCAAAATGCCGGTTGAGCAGGAACAAAAGGAGCCGGAGCAACGGAAACGTAATGGATTAATCAGGTGCGAGGCTTCCCAGGCGTCCCGAATCACGTGTCTGCGGATAATAATTTCTTGTCAGTAGCAGGTCTCCGTGTTCGAAGAACAGCCAGCGTTGCTAATCAAATCGTCTTCTAGCCCGCAAAATGGGAAGGGGGCGAGGCAACGTTCGAACACGGCAGCGGATTTTTCACTAGCTTTTTCCAGGCGAAAAGCGTCGTAAAATCCGTTTTCGGTATATAGAACTTTTGGCGAAAAATTCGAGTTGTTTGTCGGAGAAGAGAGCATAGGGAAATTCACGAAATTCTGCGTTGAAATTATACGAGCTCGGTTAGTCGAGCAAAATCCGCAACATAGAAGAGCGAGCGAGCGATTTTTCGGCGCCGTCGAACGATCGACGTGGATGCAAGTCGGCGATGCGATGGTGACTGGTGCAGGGAATTTTCGCATGGT comes from Bombus terrestris chromosome 7, iyBomTerr1.2, whole genome shotgun sequence and encodes:
- the LOC100646345 gene encoding leucine-rich repeat-containing protein 24 codes for the protein MCWSVRAWWWRGALLGTMMLLSWTWPMVEGCPNMCTCKWKSGKEWVECANRDLKGLPQGAREETQVLDLSNNHLVSLPPECFHALGLINLQRLYLSRSHISRIAARAFVGLVGLVELDLSENLIEEIPSETFPSYSNLMKLLLNGNPIREIRAAAFQHLPHLTNLELSHCRLENIEQGAFDGLHLLEWLRLDGNRLTRVPERTLPLGGSLRGLTLHNNPWVCDCRLQATQAWLKESAPAAPQESDPVCDAPAKLRGKQIKTVNELACLPRIELQNRVEAYEGDNVTLKCDVYAVPAAKLTWWFNGELCELQNENDTLSASSVTTFPRYVYRQRGGINTSSTLLLYSVETLNEGTYTCIAENGAGSAEANLSLRVLLQEKITVEPPNDRSRSGYVVAIAAGALLGTLFALGSLIGSIVFCVRKRRRDRKRNSKALVSQNKSVMPITKDTVSSLPCRKGNGSLIGLEHQQIVSYTERELNRAATLERREHRNLEEPYCSPVSKYLTEPDLINEVPETTDVGYGQLYRHQPGDRQILEYDSGYPLQPDLRPANIPQLSYLDQDGYPLNFGLPKIPFSAASTLPRLRQRMPVEGSAVAPPARYSREAEFLARSPGYDPVLPRTDTRYTAEGYPYPAQQSQPIQPVEQPIQQQLPVSPVSPVAVFPEVPFIPSPPAAYRGETTPLSPRSLLSKTAREAAAAAAARADDLQPPHHPESPDEGYVGDAMDV